Part of the Dermatophilus congolensis genome is shown below.
CGTTGTTGCGGCTGAATGTTGAAGCTGCGGATGTGGCAACGATGGAGAAAATCCGGGATGAGGTTCTCGGGATCGTGCGTGCGTGAGGCTGTGCCGTACCGGCAGGCTGCACACAGATCTGGCAGGATCAGGGAACGCGTTGTCCGTGCGCCCAGAGCCCGGGCTACAGCTACCGTTCCTCGTTGGGGAACGAGATTCAAGGAGATAGAGAATGAGCACCACCGGTATCGAGCCTTGGCTGCGCGAGATTTTGCGTTGCCCTGTGACGCAGAGTGAGTTGGTTGACGGCACTGGGCCTGATGGGCAGCCTGAGCTGCAGGCGAAGGATGCCGACGCGCAGGGGCGTCGTCGTGCTTACCGTGTTGAGGGTGGCGTTCCTGTCCTCATTCCGGAAGAGGCTCGTTTCATGGACTGACCTCTTTCTGGTTGGTTTTTCGGGGCGTCGCGTGTCCGCTGCGGGGATGCGCGACGCTGTCGTGTATTCGGCGTTGTGTGAGTGTTGTGGTGTTGGTGCGAACTGAGTTCGGGAGGTGGCATGCCGTATATCGATGAGGGTTGTCTCGATGATGCGGGGTGGTTGGCACAGCAGGATCGGGCTGGGACTTTGCGTGCTTTGGCCAGCGCGGGGGCGCAGGTGCGCGAGGCGCGTTTTCTTGCTGATGAGGCGGGTGTGGAGCGGCTGCGGTCGTGGGATCGTCCACGGTCGGTGTTGGTTGCGTCGGTGGGTGTGTCTGCTGCGGTGGCTGCGGTGTTGGAGATGTTGGCTGAGCCGGCTTCTCCGGTTCCTGTGACGGCGCGCCGGAATGTGCCGTTGCCGGGGTGGGTTGGGGCTTTGGATTTGGTGGTTGCGGTGTCGTTGTCTGGGCGGTCGCCGGGGGCGTTGGCGTTGGCTGCGGAAGCTGCGCGTCGGGGTGCGTCGTTGTTGACGGTGGGTGCTGTTGATTCACCGTTGGAGGCGGTGACTAGGCAGGCCCGTGGCGTGCATGTGGGGATTGGTCTTGGTCGGGTTTCGTCGCGTACGTCGTTATGGTCGTTGTTGACTCCTGTGTTGATGGGGGCTCATCGGCTTGGGTTGGTGTCGGTTCCAGATAGTGATTTGGATGCCGCGATTGCGCGTTTGGATGAGGTGGCTGAGTCTGCTCGTCCGAGTTCGGAGTCGTTTGTTAATCCGGCGAAGTCGTTGGCGTTGGGGTTGTCCGAGTGTGTGCCAACTGTGTTGGGGGATAGCCCGTTGAACGGGGTTGCTGCGCAGCGGGCAGCGTCAATGTTTTCGCGAACTGCGCGGATTCCAACCACTTTTGGGGAGATCCCAGATATGGCTTCGCAGGTGGTGGCTACGTTTGATGGGCCTTTCACTGCTGGTGGGGGCCAGGGGGTGGGCGTGAGTGCGGCGGATGACATTTTTGCTGATCCGTATTTGGATGGCCCGGCCCAGCCGCGGTTGGGGTTGTTGATGTTGCGGGAGCCGAATCGGCCGGCTTCTACTCCTGATGAGGCGCAACGGTTGGCGTTGGTGGATGGGATTGTGGAGACTGCGCAGCAGGCTGGCGTGTCTGTGCATGAGGTTTTTGCTGAGCCTGGGCCAGCGGTGGCGCGTCTTGCTGGGCAGATGGCGTTGACGGATTTTGCAGCTACGTATCTTGCGTTGGGTATGGGGGCGGATCCGTCGTTGTCGCGTCATGTGTCGGTGTTGAGGGATTTCACGGGTCGCTGATTGGGTGCTGTTCTGTGGTGTTCTCGCGCCTAGTCTGGTGCAATGGCAGATTTCGACCTTGCGATCATTGGTGCTGGTTCGGGTAACAGCCTTGTCACGGACGACTTCGCGGATGCGAAGGTGGCTGTGGTGGAGCGTCACCTGTTTGGTGGGACGTGTCTGAATGTGGGGTGTATCCCTACGAAGATGTTTGTTTATGCGGCGGAGGTCGCGGGAACAGCTCGGTCAGCTGCGCGCTATGGGGTGGATGCGCGTGTGGATGGTGTGCGGTGGCGGGATATCCGGGATCGGGTTTTTGGTCGGATTGATCCGATTGAGGAGAGTGGCCGGAGGTATCGGGTAGAGGGTGAGAACACGACTGCGTTTTTGGGTAGCGCGCGGTTTGTGGGTGACCGTCGTCTGCGGGTGGAGCTGAATGAGGGTGGTTCTAGTGAGTTCACTGCTGATCAGGTGGTGATTGCTGCGGGGGCTCGTCCTCGAGTTCCGTCAGTGATCGCTGATTCGGGGGTGCCTTTCCAGACTTCGGATTCGGTGATGCGCATTGATGAGTTGCCTTCTCGGATTGTGATTATGGGTGGTGGGGTTATTGCTGCCGAGTTTGCGCATGTCTTCTCTGCTTTGGGTGTGCAGGTGGATGTGGTGATTCGTGGTCCGCGGATGTTGCGTGCGTTTGATGAGGAGTTGTCGCAGCGTTTCACTGAGTTGGTTAAGGCGCGGTGGAAGGTGCATGCAGGGGTGGATGTGGTTGCTGCGCGTTCGACGTCTGCTGGTGGGGTGGTGTTGACGTTGGATGGTGGTGGTGAAGTTGCTGGCGACATGTTGTTGGTTGCTACGGGCAGGGTTCCGAATTCGGAAGATTTGGATGCTGCTGCTGGTGGTGTGGAGTTGCGTTCAGATGGTCGGGTGCGGGTGGATGAGTTTGGGCGTACTAGTGCTGAAGGTGTGTGGGCGTTGGGGGATATTTCTTCGCCTTTCCAGTTGAAGCATGTGGCTAATGCGGAGGCGAGGGCGGTGGCGCATAACCTCACGCATCCGCAGGATTTGCGGTCGATGCCGCATGAGGTGGTTCCGGCGGCGGTTTTTTCTGACCCGCAGGTGGCGTCGGTGGGGGCTTCTGAGGATGAGTTGCGTTCGGCTGGGGTTCGGTATGTGTCGAAGGTGCAGTCGTTTGGTGATACGGCGTATGGGTGGGCTTTGGAGGATTCTGAGTCGTTTTTCAAGGTGCTTGCGGATCCGGCCTCTGGTCGGATTTTGGGTGCGCACAGTATGGGACCGCATTCGTCTACGTTGATTCAGCCGGTTGTGATGGCGATGTCGTTGGGGTTGGATGCGCGGCGTGTGGCGCGTGATCAGTATTGGATTCATCCGGCGTTGGCTGAGGTTGTGGAGAATGCGCTATTGGGGTTGGAGTTTGATAAGTAGCAGATAGAAACTTCAATTAATCACCCGATTTGATCGCTTGTTCAATTCGGGTGATTAATTTTTT
Proteins encoded:
- a CDS encoding SIS domain-containing protein, giving the protein MPYIDEGCLDDAGWLAQQDRAGTLRALASAGAQVREARFLADEAGVERLRSWDRPRSVLVASVGVSAAVAAVLEMLAEPASPVPVTARRNVPLPGWVGALDLVVAVSLSGRSPGALALAAEAARRGASLLTVGAVDSPLEAVTRQARGVHVGIGLGRVSSRTSLWSLLTPVLMGAHRLGLVSVPDSDLDAAIARLDEVAESARPSSESFVNPAKSLALGLSECVPTVLGDSPLNGVAAQRAASMFSRTARIPTTFGEIPDMASQVVATFDGPFTAGGGQGVGVSAADDIFADPYLDGPAQPRLGLLMLREPNRPASTPDEAQRLALVDGIVETAQQAGVSVHEVFAEPGPAVARLAGQMALTDFAATYLALGMGADPSLSRHVSVLRDFTGR
- a CDS encoding mycothione reductase — protein: MADFDLAIIGAGSGNSLVTDDFADAKVAVVERHLFGGTCLNVGCIPTKMFVYAAEVAGTARSAARYGVDARVDGVRWRDIRDRVFGRIDPIEESGRRYRVEGENTTAFLGSARFVGDRRLRVELNEGGSSEFTADQVVIAAGARPRVPSVIADSGVPFQTSDSVMRIDELPSRIVIMGGGVIAAEFAHVFSALGVQVDVVIRGPRMLRAFDEELSQRFTELVKARWKVHAGVDVVAARSTSAGGVVLTLDGGGEVAGDMLLVATGRVPNSEDLDAAAGGVELRSDGRVRVDEFGRTSAEGVWALGDISSPFQLKHVANAEARAVAHNLTHPQDLRSMPHEVVPAAVFSDPQVASVGASEDELRSAGVRYVSKVQSFGDTAYGWALEDSESFFKVLADPASGRILGAHSMGPHSSTLIQPVVMAMSLGLDARRVARDQYWIHPALAEVVENALLGLEFDK
- a CDS encoding Trm112 family protein — protein: MSTTGIEPWLREILRCPVTQSELVDGTGPDGQPELQAKDADAQGRRRAYRVEGGVPVLIPEEARFMD